A region of Gracilinanus agilis isolate LMUSP501 chromosome 3, AgileGrace, whole genome shotgun sequence DNA encodes the following proteins:
- the LOC123242208 gene encoding 60S ribosomal protein L5-like — protein MIVRVTNRDIICQIAYARIEGDMIVCAAYAHELPKYGVKVGLTNYAAAYCTGLLLARRLLNRFGMDKIYEGQVEVTGDEYNVESIDGQPGAFTCYLDAGLARTTTGNKVFGALKGAVDGGLSIPHSTKRFPGYDSESKEFNAEVHRKHIVGQNVADYMRYLMEEDEDAYKKQFSQYIKNNITPDMMEEMYKKAHAGTRENPVYEKKPKREVKKKRWNRPKMSLAQKKDRVAQKKASFLRAQERAADS, from the coding sequence ATGATAGTTCGAGTCACCAACAGAGATATCATCTGCCAGATTGCTTATGCCCGAATTGAAGGCGATATGATTGTCTGTGCAGCTTATGCACATGAGTTGCCAAAGTATGGTGTGAAGGTTGGCCTGACAAATTATGCTGCAGCTTATTGTACAGGCCTGCTGCTGGCCCGCAGGCTTCTTAACAGATTTGGCATGGACAAGATCTATGAGGGTCAGGTGGAAGTGACTGGAGATGAGTACAATGTAGAAAGCATTGATGGTCAGCCTGGTGCTTTTACATGCTACCTGGATGCAGGTCTTGCCAGAACTACCACTGGAAACAAAGTCTTTGGGGCCCTTAAGGGAGCTGTGGATGGTGGTCTGTCTATTCCTCACAGTACTAAACGCTTCCCTGGCTATGATTCAGAAAGTAAAGAATTCAATGCTGAAGTACATCGTAAGCACATTGTGGGCCAAAATGTTGCGGATTATATGCGTTATCTCATGGAAGAAGATGAAGACGCTTACAAAAAACAATTCTCACAGTACATAAAGAACAATATCACTCCTGACATGATGGAGGAGATGTACAAGAAAGCTCACGCTGGTACACGGGAGAATCCAGTGTATGAAAAGAAACCCAAGAgggaagttaaaaagaaaagatggaaccGCCCCAAAATGTCCCTTGCCCAGAAGAAAGACCGAGTTGCTCAGAAGAAGGCAAGTTTCCTCAGAGCCCAGGAGCGTGCAGCCGATAGTTAA